The following are from one region of the Heliangelus exortis chromosome 2, bHelExo1.hap1, whole genome shotgun sequence genome:
- the GJC2 gene encoding gap junction gamma-2 protein: MTNMSWSFLTRLLEEIHNHSTFVGKVWLTVLIVFRIVLTAVGGESIYSDEQSKFTCNTKQPGCDNVCYDAFAPLSHVRFWVFQIIMISTPSVMYLGYAIHRIARSAEEEKKFKGFKKKKRKKQQHFALNWQTGPNVEDPLEADEEDPMISDEAAESEKGKAKPQSKEPQKHDGRRRIQEEGLMKIYVFQLLTRASFEVCFLVGQYLLYGFEVEAYYVCNRVPCPHTVDCFVSRPTEKTIFLLVMYVVSFLCLLLNMCEMFHLGFGTIRDAIRNRKMNSFRQPPYNYSYPKNISCPPEYNLVVKSEKATKIPNSLMAHEQNLANVAQEQQCTSPDENLPADLSTLHKHLRVAQEQLDIAFQSYSSTQANTQPSRTSSPASGGTVVEQNRANTAQEKQGAKPKASLEKGSSSSKDGKTSVWI; this comes from the coding sequence ATGACCAACATGAGCTGGAGCTTCCTCACCCGCCTGCTAGAAGAGATTCACAATCACTCCACCTTCGTGGGCAAGGTCTGGCTCACCGTGCTCATCGTCTTCCGCATCGTCCTGACGGCGGTCGGGGGGGAATCCATCTACTCGGATGAGCAGAGCAAGTTCACCTGTAACACCAAGCAGCCCGGCTGTGACAACGTCTGTTACGATGCCTTTGCCCCCCTCTCACATGTCAGGTTCTGGGTCTTCCAGATCATCATGATCTCCACCCCTTCAGTCATGTACCTGGGCTACGCCATCCACAGGATCGCCCGCTCGgcggaggaggagaagaagtTCAAGGGGttcaagaagaagaagaggaagaagcagcagcattttgccTTGAACTGGCAGACGGGGCCCAACGTGGAGGACCCCCTGGAGGCCGACGAGGAGGACCCCATGATCTCTGACGAGGCAGCAGAAAGTGAGAAAGGCAAAGCCAAGCCCCAAAGCAAAGAGCCCCAGAAGCACgacgggaggaggaggatcCAGGAGGAAGGGCTGATGAAGATCTACGTCTTCCAGCTTCTAACCAGGGCTTCCTTTGAGGTTTGCTTTCTGGTAGGGCAGTATTTGCTTTATGGTTTTGAGGTGGAAGCCTATTACGTCTGCAACAGGGTCCCTTGCCCTCACACCGTGGACTGCTTCGTGTCCCGGCCGACTGAAAAAACCATTTTTCTCCTGGTGATGTACGTGGTGAGCTTCCTCTGCTTGTTGCTCAACATGTGTGAGATGTTCCACCTGGGCTTTGGGACCATCCGGGATGCCATCCGCAACCGGAAGATGAACAGCTTCAGGCAACCCCCCTACAACTACTCCTACCCCAAAAACATCTCCTGCCCTCCCGAGTACAACCTGGTGGTGAAATCAGAGAAAGCCACCAAGATCCCCAACAGCTTGATGGCACACGAGCAGAACTTGGCCAACGTtgctcaggagcagcagtgcaCCAGCCCGGATGAGAACCTCCCAGCAGACTTGTCCACCCTCCACAAACACCTCCGAGTAGCCCAGGAACAGTTGGACATTGCCTTCCAGAGCTACAGCAGCACCCAAGCCAACACCCAACCTTCTCGAACCAGCAGCCCTGCCTCGGGGGGCACCGTGGTGGAGCAGAACAGGGCCAACACGGCCCAGGAGAAACAAGGTGCTAAACCCAAGGCCTCCCTGGAGAAAGGGAGCTCAAGCAGTAAAGATGGAAAGACGTCCGTGTGGATTTAG